From Rhododendron vialii isolate Sample 1 chromosome 10a, ASM3025357v1, the proteins below share one genomic window:
- the LOC131303114 gene encoding uncharacterized protein LOC131303114, with protein MSNEVYLQVKDEIERLFNAGFLRTARYVTWLSNVVPVLTKNGKIRVCVDFKNLNLASPKNEYPMLVAVLLVDGASGHRVLSFMDGHFGYNQIFIDEADMAKTAFRCPGALGTFKWVVMPFSLKNAGASFQRAMNAIFHDFIGRFMEIYIDEIVVKSQSYEEHLEHLRRSFLRMQQFDLKVNPLKCAFKVSAGKFLGFLVHNRGIEIDKNKAKAIIKAKSPTTKKELQKLLGSFNFLRRFISNLAGKEASHQKAFDEIKGYLARALVLMPPIKNKPLKLNISATESSIGCLLAQDNEQGKEQAVYYLSRLLTPCERRYTPIEKLCLALYFAAIKLRHYMLPVVVYIMSLTDLIKYLLSRPIMRGRTGKWSLALMEFSFQYVPQKAVKGQALADFLADHPCVDIGKESDIGLSTFEISLTHWTLLFDGSKTQMKRLLPSVRRRGLGLEVFVSDLPVEEEKEGKEDWRDPIIAYLKRPHLGASRKVRRRALSYVLLGDELYKKGLEDDLLLRCLCHTEAMKLMAEVHKGICGAHQSGIKMRLGFGYNWDDLPPFIVTAPVHFGSHGWADAFPLKSVDQQDVIKVMKEKIIHRFGIPEHFVADRGLVFFGAQVRAFASQFNIQLSHSTPYYAQGNSQAESTNKTLIGIVEKMIEENPRVWHKLLSDALWAYRTSKKEATNVTPYMLVYGHDPVLPMDVTVRSARIVSQNDLSPADYSQAMLMEMEDLDEMRYGKWSPTWERPYQICKVFEGDVYLLMGLDGGMHKHTINGKFLKHHYPTMWEMRDFNEKLPSKP; from the exons ATGTCTAATGAGGTCTACTTGCAAGTGAAAGATGAGATCGAACGCCTTTTCAATGCTGGGTTTTTACGAACGGCTAGGTATGTTACTTGGCTTTCTAATGTCGTACCAGTCCTTACGAAGAATGGCAAGATCAgggtctgtgtggacttcaaaAATCTGAATTTGGCTTCCCCAAAGAACGAGTATCCAATGCTAGTTGCAGTTCTTTTGGTAGATGGGGCCTCTGGTCATAGGGTTTTGTCCTTTATGGATGGTCATTTCGGATATAATCAGATCTTCATTGATGAGGCCGATATGGCTAAGACTGCTTTTAGATGTCCCGGAGCTTTGGGAACCTTCAAGTGGGTCGTGATGCCCTTCAGcctaaagaatgctggtgctTCATTTCAACGAGCAATGAATGCTATTTTTCATGACTTTATTGGCCGTTTCATGGAGATCTACATCGATGAAATAGTGGTCAAATCTCAGTCCTATGAAGAACACTTGGAACACTTGAGGAGGTCGTTCTTGAGAATGCAACAATTCGACTTGAAGGTGAACCCCTTAAAATGTGCCTTCAAAGTCTCCGCAGGCAAGTTCCTAGGGTTTTTGGTTCACAATAGagggattgagattgataagAATAAGGCCAAGGCAATCATAAAAGCAAAGTCTCCAACTACCAAGAAGGAATTGCAGAAGCTCTTGGGatcattcaactttttgagAAGGTTCATCTCAAATCTTGCAGGAAAG GAGGCAAGCCATCAGAAGGCCTTTGACGAGATCAAAGGCTACTTAGCAAGGGCTCTAGTCCTTATGCCTCCCATCAAGAACAAGCCTTTAAAGCTCAACATTTCAGCTACAGAAAGTTCTATTGGATGCCTTTTAGCACAAGACAACGAGCAAGGGAAAGAGCAAGCTGTGTATTATTTAAGTAGGCTGTTAACTCCTTGTGAAAGGAGATATACTCCTATTGAAAAGTTGTGCCTTGCTTTGTACTTTGCAGCAATAAaattgagacactacatgcttcCCGTTGTGGTTTACATAATGAGTCTTACAGACCTTATTAAGTACCtgctttctcggccaatcatgCGAGGCCGAACAGGCAAATGGTCTCTGGCTTTAATGGAGTTCAGTTTTCAATATGTCCCTCAAAAGGCTGTAAAGGGCCAGGCCTTAGCAgattttcttgctgatcatccTTGCGTGGATATCGGCAAAGAATCTGATATAGGGTTGAGCACATTTGAAATCTCACTCACTCATTGGACTCTTCTCTTTGATGGATCAAAAACTCAAATG AAAAGACTACTCCCTTCTGTAAGGAGAAGAGGTTTAGGCCTAGAGGTATTTGTCTCAGACCTTCCAgttgaagaagaaaaggaaggtaAGGAGGATTGGCGGGATCCTATCATTGCTTACCTAAAACGGCCACATTTGGGAGCTAGTAGGAAGGTTAGGAGAAGAGCATTGAGTTATGTTCTTCTTGGGGATGAGTTATACAAGAAAGGTCTCGAAGATGATTTGTTATTAAGATGCTTATGCCATACCGAGGCCATGAAGTTAATGGCAGAAGTCCACAAAGGGATTTGTGGAGCACATCAGTCCGGTATAAAGATGAG GCTGGGCTTTGGATATAATTGGGATGATTTACCCCCCTTCATCGTAACAGCACCGGTTCATTTTGGTAGCCACGGGTGGGCAGATGCCTTTCCATTGAAATCTGTGGATCAACAGGATGTGATCAAAGTTATGAAGGAAAAGATTATTCATAGGTTTGGAATACCGGAGCATTTTGTGGCGGACAGAGGCTTAGTGTTCTTTGGAGCACAAGTTCGGGCCTTTGCAAGCCAATTCAATATACAACTCTCTCATTCAACACCTTATTATGCACAAGGGAATAGTCAGGCTGAATCAACCAATAAGACCTTGATTGGGATTGTTGAGAAAATGATAGAAGAAAATCCAAGGGTTTGGCATAAGCTCCTCTCTGATGCATTATGGGCTTACAGAACTTCAAAGAAAGAGGCTACAAATGTTACTCCGTACATGCTGGTATATGGCCATGACCCCGTACTTCCTATGGATGTGACGGTTAGATCGGCCAGAATTGTTTCCCAGAATGACTTAAGTCCCGCTGATTATAGCCAAGCTATGTTGATGGAGATGGAAGACCTTGATGAGATGAG GTATGGAAAGTGGTCCCCAACGTGGGAAAGGCCCTATCAAATTTGCAAGGTGTTCGAAGGTGATGTTTATCTTTTAATGGGTTTAGATGGTGGAATGCATAAACATACTATCAATGGAAAGTTTTTAAAACATCATTATCCTACGATGTGGGAAATGAGAGATTTTAATGAAAAGCTACCATCAAAGCCATAG
- the LOC131303284 gene encoding alkane hydroxylase MAH1-like: MVSLGYYDILLALLCFVFLYVYCTNDGLPRNWPLLGTLPSLLLNVHRIHVWCTGFLGRAGGTFLIKGPLFSSMDMLATSDPANVHYIMSANFSNFPKGPHFREIFNVLGDGIFNADADSWRNQRKLALLQIGHRRFHQFLGKNSKNKLETGLVPILDHVSKLGLVVDLQDLFQRFTFDTTCLFVTGYDPGCLSVELPKVPFAKALDDAEETLLIRHAVPESFWKLQRWLGVGQEKKLSDAWAILDHTIAKYISKKRDELRKGIKSNEEDGVDLLTSYLSEDEIMGLKCDDKFLRDTILNFMIAGRDTTSSALTWFLWLVSTHPVVEAKIREELESVIPEQEGNKWRLFNIEEVSKLVYLHSAICESLRLYPSVPFQHKEPLHPDTLPSGHRVHPRMKVLFSLYAMGRMEFVWGEDCAEFKPERWISERGTIKHEPSYKFLSFNAGPRTCLGKEVAFTQMKTVAAAIIHNYRVRVVEGHPVSPNVSIILYMKHGLLVKVTKRWA; the protein is encoded by the coding sequence ATGGTCTCATTAGGGTACTATGACATCCTCTTAGCACTACTATGCTTTGTTTTCCTCTATGTCTATTGCACAAACGACGGGCTGCCCCGGAACTGGCCGCTTCTCGGAACGCTGCCGAGTCTCCTCCTCAATGTCCACAGGATTCACGTCTGGTGTACCGGTTTTCTCGGCCGGGCCGGGGGTACTTTCCTAATCAAGGGGCCTTTGTTTTCCAGCATGGACATGTTGGCCACATCCGATCCAGCCAACGTGCACTACATAATGAGCGCGAACTTCTCAAATTTCCCAAAGGGGCCGCATTTCCGGGAGATATTCAACGTTCTGGGAGACGGGATTTTCAACGCCGACGCAGATTCGTGGCGGAACCAGAGGAAACTTGCTCTGCTGCAGATCGGTCACCGGCGGTTCCACCAGTTCCTGGGGAAAAACAGCAAGAACAAACTGGAGACAGGGCTTGTCCCTATTCTTGACCATGTCTCCAAACTAGGCCTGGTGGTGGATTTGCAAGATTTGTTTCAAAGGTTTACGTTTGACACCACGTGCTTATTCGTCACTGGATACGACCCCGGTTGCCTATCCGTTGAACTCCCGAAAGTTCCTTTTGCGAAAGCCCTTGATGATGCCGAGGAAACATTATTGATTCGCCATGCCGTGCCCGAAAGCTTTTGGAAGTTACAAAGGTGGCTAGGGGTCGGACAAGAGAAGAAATTGAGCGATGCGTGGGCAATCCTAGATCATACCATCGCCAAATACATATCGAAGAAGAGAGACGAGCTAAGGAAAGGGATCAAATCGAACGAAGAAGATGGGGTGGATTTATTGACATCCTATTTGAGTGAGGATGAGATCATGGGACTAAAGTGTGATGACAAATTCTTGAGAGACACAATTTTAAATTTCATGATCGCAGGGCGAGACACAACTAGCTCAGCTCTGACATGGTTTCTTTGGCTTGTTTCGACGCACCCAGTTGTTGAAGCCAAGATTAGAGAAGAACTCGAATCAGTCATACCGGAACAAGAAGGTAACAAATGGAGATTATTCAATATAGAAGAGGTAAGCAAGCTAGTTTATCTGCACAGCGCAATATGTGAATCCCTAAGGCTCTATCCATCGGTTCCGTTCCAGCACAAGGAGCCTCTTCATCCAGACACCCTGCCCAGCGGCCATCGTGTTCATCCGAGAATGAAGGTGCTATTTTCTCTCTATGCAATGGGGAGGATGGAGTTCGTATGGGGGGAGGACTGTGCGGAGTTCAAGCCGGAGAGGTGGATTTCTGAGCGAGGAACGATCAAACACGAGCCATCGTACAAGTTCTTGTCGTTCAATGCAGGGCCGAGGACTTGTCTGGGAAAGGAAGTGGCTTTCACTCAGATGAAGACGGTGGCCGCGGCTATAATCCACAATTACCGTGTTCGTGTGGTGGAAGGGCACCCTGTATCCCCTAATGTTTCCATAATTCTCTACATGAAGCATGGGTTACTGGTTAAAGTTACCAAAAGGTGGGCCTAG
- the LOC131303285 gene encoding alkane hydroxylase MAH1-like has product MALLGYYEILIAFTCFILLSFFGTADGLVWNWPLVGMLPSLLLNIGQIHEKCADVLGKSGGTFLLKGPRFANMDMLATVDPANIHYVMSSNFSNFPKGPRFLRIFDFLGDGIFNSDGDSWRNQRKLARLLITHQRFHQFLVKTSQDKVEKGLVPLLDHVSKLGLVVDLQDLFQRLTFDTTCMLVTGYDPGCLSVELPDVPFSKAMDAAEEAVFNRHAVPVSIWKLQKWLGIGQEKRLSKACETLDQIIAKFISTKKHELSEGNEPMKEEEGVDLLTSYLSDDEVMDGLKCNDKFLRDTILSFMIAGRDTTSSALTWFLWLVSTHPIVEAKIREELKTTIPEKAANKRRVFSVEGVSKLVYLHSALCESLRLYPPVPFQHKEPCQPDILPSGHRVDSKMKIMFSLYAMGRMNFIWGDDCSEFKPERWISEGGTIKHEPSYKFLAFNAGPRTCLGKEVAFTQMKAVAAAIIHNYDVRVVEGHHVRPNVSIILYMKHGLKVRVTRRWS; this is encoded by the coding sequence ATGGCGTTGCTAGGTTACTATGAAATCCTCATAGCATTCACCTGCtttatccttctttctttcttcggAACCGCCGATGGGCTCGTGTGGAATTGGCCGCTCGTTGGAATGCTACCGAGTCTACTCCTCAACATCGGTCAGATTCATGAAAAATGCGCGGATGTTCTAGGCAAATCCGGGGGAACTTTTCTACTCAAAGGCCCCCGCTTCGCTAACATGGACATGTTGGCCACTGTTGATCCAGCCAACATACACTATGTAATGAGTTCTAACTTCTCGAATTTCCCCAAGGGACCCCGATTCCTAAGAATATTCGATTTTCTTGGGGATGGGATTTTCAATTCTGATGGAGATTCGTGGCGAAACCAGAGAAAGCTGGCTCGGTTGCTAATCACTCATCAGCGTTTCCACCAGTTTTTGGTCAAGACCAGCCAAGATAAAGTGGAGAAAGGGCTCGTACCACTCCTTGACCATGTCTCCAAACTAGGACTAGTGGTGGATTTGCAAGATTTGTTCCAGAGGTTAACATTTGACACTACATGCATGTTGGTTACCGGTTATGATCCCGGATGCCTCTCTGTTGAACTCCCTGATGTTCCATTCTCAAAGGCCATGGATGCTGCTGAGGAAGCTGTATTTAATCGTCATGCCGTGCCAGTAAGCATTTGGAAGCTCCAAAAATGGCTAGGGATTGGACAAGAGAAGAGATTGAGCAAGGCTTGTGAAACCTTGGACCAAATCATAGCCAAGTTTATTTCAACAAAGAAACATGAATTGAGCGAAGGAAACGAGCcgatgaaagaagaagaaggtgttGATCTATTAACATCGTATTTAAGTGATGATGAGGTCATGGATGGATTGAAATGCAACGATAAGTTCTTGAGAGATACTATTCTCAGTTTCATGATTGCAGGGCGAGACACTACCAGCTCAGCTCTCACTTGGTTTCTCTGGCTTGTTTCAACGCACCCGATTGTTGAGGCCAAGATCAgagaagaactcaaaacaaCCATACCGGAAAAAGCAGCTAACAAACGGCGGGTATTCAGTGTCGAAGGGGTAAGCAAGCTAGTTTATTTGCACAGTGCACTCTGTGAATCATTAAGGCTTTACCCACCAGTTCCATTCCAGCACAAGGAGCCGTGTCAGCCCGACATCCTTCCGAGCGGTCATCGCGTCgattcaaaaatgaaaataatgttTTCTCTTTATGCAATGGGAAGGATGAATTTCATATGGGGTGACGATTGCTCGGAATTCAAGCCAGAGAGATGGATTTCAGAGGGAGGAACAATCAAGCACGAGCCATCGTACAAGTTCTTGGCCTTCAATGCAGGACCGAGGACTTGTCTAGGGAAGGAGGTGGCTTTCACTCAAATGAAGGCGGTTGCTGCGGCTATAATCCACAACTACGATGTTCGAGTGGTGGAAGGCCACCATGTCCGCCCTAATGTTTCCATAATTCTCTATATGAAGCATGGTTTAAAGGTTAGAGTTACCAGAAGATGGTCCTGA